From Triticum aestivum cultivar Chinese Spring chromosome 7B, IWGSC CS RefSeq v2.1, whole genome shotgun sequence:
CCTCCGCCGCGCCCAGCAGCACAGAAGACGCGCCGAACAGCCTGGCAGCCGCGCCGATTCCTCCCAGCCCGCGTACGCCGACGACTAAGCCGCCGGAGGTTGAGCTCGgcgcttgatgtactccttccgcgCCCTTCATTTTGTGTACGCCGAACTACTGCGTGTCCTTTTATTTTGATCGCTGAACTGTGACACCGACTCACCGAACTATTGCGATGATCGCCGGTTTGTTGTTTCTTTGAGCGGGAATGATGTTTTTCAAATATAGAGCGCCTTGAGGGGCGGCGCCTGGGCGCGTAGCTGGGGTAAAACGAACCCCGAAGGCCGATCTAGCGCCGGCTCGTCCCCATGCCGCTTTTTTTTTGGCGTCCTggagggccgaacggctggagatgctctaaagtagCGGGAACACATCTAATGCAAAAGGAAAAGCGCCGCGCGGGTACTAATAGCTTTTTTGGGTGAAATGATGCTCTCTTTTGCAACATTAAGCCATCCCGTACGAGCGTTTTAGGGCTACATAGAGGGAGACCTGTCCGGGTAGCCGAGGAAATATTTCACCTGCTAACTTTGTACTACGAAGAAAACCGTACCGATGTTTGGGAAAACGGATGCCACGGTATCTGCGTGCAGCGTGCGCTGAGTTAAGCAGGCGGATGCGACCGGGGTGTGAACAATGAGTAGGGAACAAGGGCAGCGTGGCGTGCTAATGATCGATGTTTCACGGAGCACTACTCGAGTTAGCTAATTCTGTTAGGTTATCCATCGTCGTCGGCCGTCGCCGTTGTGGCAGGCCACGGGGAGCTCGATCGGCGAGCACGCGTACGTAGTACTCCCTCCTattcccttttattcattttggtgacaagtattttcgaacggagcgAGTACGTCTTTGCTCGGATGATTGTTGTGTCAGGGCTGCGCGCGACGTGCACGCGGTTTCCGCGGTCCCGCGTGTCAGCGGCGCCTCGcggagttttattttattttatgcggCGAAAACATGGGGGGCATGACACGAGCCAACGGCAAAGATCTCGCGTGACGGCCAGACCGTTTGTTCAGGGCCAGTGATATAATATTGCCGGCGACAGCCAGTGGTCTATAATGTTTCTCgtactctctcttttttttttcagGTGAAAGAGAGTTTTATTTCTGTAATGATAAGATTACAATCTCGAGACAACAAATTCTCGCAACATAAAGGGCTCGAGTTTAACCACACCGCAGTACAAGCTTGGGAAGGCAGTCTCGAGAAACACATTACACCCTATATATATGAATGGATGGAGTAGCCCAAATGCATGATTAAAGGTTGACCACCGTAGTTCTTTGTCGTTCCAGAGGCAAGGAGCCGAGAGCGATGTAAATTCAGCCAAAGTTTGTGTTTCAAATGTTAGCTAGCGGAAGGAGGGTTTTGTAGATATAAACCCCGCAAACGGACAATCATGGATAGAAAGACAAACAACTTGAGTGGTTTGGTGATCATGGCAACTGCAAACAATGAATTCACCTCCGACGGCAAGACATGGGTTAATTCTTTTTTTAGCTAAAATTTGTTGCAACTTTATCAACTGTGAAGAGGCACTCCCCGAGGCCACCACCGAGCTAACACATGTCGATGGTAAGTGAAACCAAGTCTTACATAGTTTATTTCTGCAACCTTTCCTAGCTAGTTCGTGTGCGACTTTATTCGCCGAGGGGTCACACCCGCATAACCCTAGAAGGATCTAAGAGGACCCTTCACCTCCTCGATAGTAGGCCTGCATGATGAAAGACCCCTAACCTTTTCATTTATCTTGCAGACAACGACCTAGGAGCCTGCCTCTAGGGTCACTTTGGGGACACCAACCTTCGTTACCAGTTGAAGAGCTCGTCGACATGCTATGAGTTCGACAACCTCGGGGACATAAATAAAGGAGAGAAAAATGGCAGGTGGCCGCTAGAAAACCTCCATTATGGTCCCTCAGTACCATTCCGCCTCCTCCAAAAGTGCGGTTCCAGTGAGCAATGACCTTTTGAGCGTCGGTACCTCGAACAGGTTCATGGATCGAGTTCCATTCCTCCAAGAGAAACATCACCCTGCCTTTAATACCAATCGGATCCTCCAAACATCGACCATCCATATGGTGAAACTCAGGTCGATGCCTCGTTTGTCACTGATGTTAGACTAGAATTCGCATGAGCTAACGTTTTAGGCGGCTGCGCCTTTTTGTATCGCGACTAGCTTGTAGGTTTGGACCATGCGACGGATGTAGGTATTGCGGAAGCAATGATCCCTAGATTTGGGTTCATGCTTGCAAATCAAATCGGCTAAGGTCAAGTAGTATCAGCTCAGACTTCCCGGTAGTGATTGAATCAAATGTTCAACGGTGGCCAATGCCTCGAGAGTGCCGTCAACATTTTTGAACAACTTTGGTGCAAGAGTTGCccaaggtgatctttcattttttTTAGAGAGAAGCAATTCCCGTACCTCATAGATTGCAAAAACGGCCACACTAAAACAACATGTCTCTAGTTACGGAGTACTCCGGGGTTAAGGATGACTCCGTCCTTGTATTTCTCAATCAAACTTAAAACACTGATTCTTAAATCAAAGCATTGAAGAATTTAGGTTGTGTTTGTTATTGTGGTGGATTCTCATAACTCATAATCCCGCATGCATCATATCTCCGCCCCCTGTTTTAGTGTTTTTTTACCGCTTTTACTGTCGACACTAATTTTTTTACAACAGATTATAGAAACTGATAATGCTAACTGAACCAGAGCTCGCAACAAACGATGGCAGTTTTCCCAAAAAAATGCATTCTCTATGAAAAATTATCATGCTAGTATGAAGAAATTGCCATCCCCTAAAACTAAAACTGCATGAAAACGTTCGCGAATGCCAACCCCAAGAGAACGTTCGCCAGCTAAGAGGGTTCATACATAATCTAAAAATCTCTATACTTCAAAAGAACGTAAGGTTTCATTTCACCTTTCTTTCCACCACCCTTTCGTTCAACCttccatgtatatgataatcaatcatcttaatttacttaccttcttcTGAATCAATTGCaatttaatttacttaccaaacttctaacaaaaatataaggtaaattacagtcagaatttgatgaacatttatttacacaatcatatTATTATTGACAGGTAAATCACTAACTAACGTACTAAATATTTATATTCCGTTGgaacgcacgggcattgttctagtaATACTAAAAAAAAGCATACATAGAAAGAACACAGCAAACCAAGGCTTATAACTTTCAAAGATAGTTCCTGTTGACTTGCTTTGACCGCCCGAAGAAAAGGCAACCTTCACAGCAAGAAATCTAAACAGATCAGCAGCGATTCCGTTAATTTCGCCACCCCAAATTTCCTTTCCTAAAGCCACCCCACCCGCGTACACGCAGTCGCCCCTTCTTCCCCTCCAACCTCCACTGCTCCCGAAAGCTTCCTCAAAAATCATTCGCCATCTCCTCCTCCTGCACTGTCACTGTCGCTTCCTCACCGCCTCCACTCGGACCGCTTCCCCGAGCCCACAGCCGCCGAACTCCGGCCCGGCGCCCCGCCGTCGCGCGGGATGAAGGGCCTGTGGAAGCAGAGCGGGCTGGCGGCCATGGCGTGCGCCAACACGGACCAGCTCGGCCCGTCCGGCGCCGGGGCGGGACGCTCCCGCAGGCGCGCGAGGCTCGTGGTGTACGCCCTCGCGGTGGCCTTCGCCGCATTGACCGCCTACATCGCCCTCTGCTCGCCCGCGGCCCCCGCCGGCGCGGGCGTCGGTGGGGGCGGGGACGGAGCCTCGTGGTTCGACGGCGTGTACGCTTCCACGGCGCCGTACCGCTCGCAGGTATCGACCTTCTTCTCCTCCATCTTCCCCACCAACTCGTCCGCCCCCTCGCCCGAGCCGCCTCGCCGCGACGGCGGTGGCTCGGCCGGCGGATCGAGCGAGGGGGGCGGCGAGGTGAATCGCGATGTGGATGGTAAGCGAGTCGGAAGCGGAGCAGGGAGCAGTAATTCCGCTACGGCTGGGTCTGAGAAGCAGTTGGGGAGTGGAGGTAGTGCGCCAAGCAGCAATGCCGCCGGTGGCAGTGCACCGTCAGCCGTGAACCCAGCGGGAGGTGGCACGGCCGCCGCCAAGAGCGATTCTCCGACGAATAATCCTGCCACAAGTGGCAGTGCGCCGGTTAGTTCGGCAGATCGGAATAAAGGTAACTCTACTGGAGGCGGTTCTAGTAGCCAGGCAGGGGGTGGTGGTGGATCCCCAACCAGTGATTCAGCCGGAGAAAGAACCGTGGCGAAGGCCGACGAGGAGAGTGATGGATCAAATAAGCAGTCGGGAAGCGTAGCTCCGACGAATAATGGCGCCGCTGGAAATGTCAGCGCGGTGAAGGCTGACACCAAGGATTCAGTTGTAGTCTCTGCCGGAGATGGCAGCACCGCGAAGTCTGATTCCAAAATTGGGTCTGATAGTCAGGCAGTGACTGCAGGCGGTGCTCCGAGCAGTGGTTCTGCTGCTGGAAATAGCACCACAGCGAAGGCTGGTGGAAAGGATTCAGTTGGTGCGGCGAGCAGTGGCTCGGCCGCAACTGACACAGTTGTGAAGGCTGATCCAAATAATGAGTCTGATGGTGCATCAGGGAGTGGAAATGTAGATGAAACCAATAAATCAGCACCAAGTGCTACTCCAGTGAAGAGCAATGCTGAAGATGGAGGAATTCAGCGCGATAAAGCGAGTGGGAATGTGGCTTCAACTAGTAATCAGACTGCAGTGGCAGGGGAGAAGGAAGATGGATCTTCAACCAAGAACCAGACCCTTGTAACATCTCCAATTGCGACGAAACAGAACCAGACGAGTGTACCTTCTTCTGTTGGAAGTGGTAGTGCTGTGAATAAGAAGGAAACAACTCCCCAGGTTAGTGCAGGTTCACTGAAGGATCATTCATCCCAAACAATCGCCGCAAAAGCTGGGAATCACAGCGAAGTTCTGGTCAAGGGGAACGTGTCATCAACTAAACAAGCCGGTGGTGCCAGTGGAAATAAGAAGGTTGACTGGATAAAGGAGATGGCCGGCTGTGACATGTTCCATGGGAACTGGGTTCGGGACGACTCGTACCCTCTCTACCCCGGGGGATCGTGTCCTCACATTGATGAACCCTTCGACTGCCATCTCAATGGTCGGCCGGACCGAGCTTATGAGAAGCTCCGGTGGCAACCCAGTGGATGCAACATCCCAAGGTGAGGAAAGCTTGTTAGACTAGCTCGATCAAATGTCAGTGAATTTATTTCATGCTTTGTGTTTAAcatgcccatttctgttgtttgtTACACTAGATTGAATCCAACCGACATGTTGGAGAGGCTGAGGGGGAAAAGACTAGTTTTTGTTGGCGATTCACTCAACAGGAACATGTGGGAATCTCTGGTTTGTATATTGAGGCATTCTGTCAAGGACAAGAGGAAGGTTTTTGAGGCTTCTGGTAGGCGCGAGTTTAAGACCGAGGGCTCATACTCTTTCCTGTTCACGGTATATATATATTCTCCAGTTTGGACTGGTTCAACACTACTGTGTACTTGCATCCATTTCCGTAATTATAATGTTTCTATGTTCAAATTTCTGTTGTTTAGGACTACAACTGCAGTGTGGAGTTCTTCCGCTCTCCTTTCCTAGTTCAAGAGTGGGAGACACGAGTCAGCAATGGAAATAAAAAGGAAACCCTTAGGCTTGACATTGTCGAGCAATCATCACCAAAGTACAAGGATGCAGACTTCATCATTTTCAATACTGGACACTGGTGGACACATGAAAAAACTGCCCTAGGGTAACTTGTTTTTACTGCTCTCTTGTTGGACAATCATCTACTCCCTCCGCCCcgaaatgtaagacattttttgatacTACCATAGTGTCAAAAACCGTCTTATatttcaggacggagggagtacatttcatTCTTGTTGCCTAAGCACTTGCTGCTATACATTCGAATGCCTAAACACTGAAGATATATTCAATGTGCCACAGGAAGGACTATTACCAGGAAGGTAGTCACATATATAGTGAGTTAAATGTCGTGGACGCCTTTCATAAAGCCCTTATCACCTGGTCCAGATGGATTGACGGCAACGTAAATCCCAAGAAAACCACTGTGATGTTCAGAGGCTACTCAGCGTCTCATTTCAGGTGTGTATAGCCCTTTCTGTGAACTGCCTACATGCTATGTTGGTTTGACTTGCCCTTGACCAAACTAATAATACTGTTGTGCATCTCAATATGCAGTGGCGGGCAATGGAATTCAGGAGGCAGCTGCGACAAGGAGACCGAACCAATAAAAAATGAACAATACCTTTCAACCTACCCACCAAAGATGAGCATTTTGGAGGATGTGATCCACAAGATGAGAACCCCGGTTGTTTACTTGAACATAACAAGATTGACGGACTATAGAAAGGATGCACACCCCTCGATCTACCGCAAGCAACACCTGAGCGAGGAGGAGAGGAGGTCGCCTGAGAGATACCAGGACTGCAGCCACTGGTGTCTCCCCGGGGTACCGGATTCCTGGAACGAGCTGGTTTACGCCCAACTTTTGATCAGTCAGCATCAGATGCTCCAACAGTAAATGCAAGTGTGAGTTTTCTGAATGCTTGTATTGTCAAGGATAATGATCATTAAGATGATCGACTTAGATAGTAAAGCTGCCGCTGGTGAGATCTCTCGATACCCCGTACACACATTCATTATTTGGTTAGAGGCTCATATAGAACTTGATGTTGTAAAGTTCATGCCTACGCTAATCAGAAATAAGCAATAGTATAGATGAGATGATATATAGGTGATTCTGTGTTTCTAGCTGTGCTCAAGGATGTCACATGATTTTTGGAAAAGGATGTCACATGATGCGTTCTGATTTTGTTTTGTATAAGCTGGAAACTAATGCTGCATAACAAAAGAGCTGTCTGAGAGGCGACACTTAAATCCTGTATGGTTTTGTTTTCAGTTGGTCTATAGGAcctatattttagttctagatacatccaattttatctATTTGTGCGACAAGTATTttcagatggagggagtatttgctaGTGTATGATTGAAAAGTTGATACTCCAGTAGTAGTATTCTACTGACCTAACATGAAGCCGGGATGCGACGTTTAGTCAATAAAAATATCAAATGCCGTTTTTGTTTTCAAAACTGAAAAAATACAATGCTTTCATATGCTGATGTCCTGAATTTTTCTTGTTCTAATTTAAGAAATTGTAGGAGTATTGTGTTCTCGAAAGAACGAAAACGATATGTTTACGAAGTAGTACCTGCATGAGCAAGATATATGTCCTCCTGTCCTGCATGACACTCATGATGCATGTTGAAAGTTGAAGCACAATCTGCTGGAGACAGTTGGGCGTATCGCATTCGCAGCAGCTGTTGGAACGAGCCTGGCTGTTTGATCCTGAGACTTTACGAGACCAGATTCGAGCCTGCATGCGCTCCCTGGTGAGTGAGAGTTTGCCGACATGTGTTTTCCACTGATGCGCAGGTCCAGCAAAAATGGCCCAGCTTGCGGCTTGCAAGGCCTGAGATGAgcaaaaaatgtttttttaaaaacggggactccccggcctctgcatcagaaagatgcatacgaccATCTTAATAAAtaagcaaataggttcaacaaggtcttaaagtATGGTGAGCTCACAAAGAGCCACAGTATCAAAAACACAAAAGCCAAAAGGCCATAACCGGCTGGCAAAACAAAGATAGAAAAACTTTTTTTAACAAGAAAGCCCCAGCGAGCTGGGTCCCCCCTGTCTCACTCCCCCCTGTCAGTAGTACAAAGTGTAAATAATCACAAAAATTAGTCCTGCACTCTGTTGAACACAAGAACTGCAGCATGCACACGGAAGGTACTAGCCACCGCAGCCACAACATTTTCTATGGACATATTGGATAGCTAGCCTAAATATCTTATAACAATGACGCTCACTGGGCATGGACTGCAGTTAGTGCGGCTCATTTTGTACGCGGTAATTGTTTTTatgatatttgcaaaatacatgtagtAAGTAataaaataatgttcaaatattacTATGATATAAATATTATAAAAGAAAATTTATGGTTAGTAAATAAAAGCATTCAGAATGTTTAATGAATACAAACATTTTTGTACACTCGTGGCTCATATTTAAATTATACAAATAATTGAATACAAACGTTTACTAAATATTTCTGACCATCAACTTTTATATAATTTTCACTTGTGACGTATATAATTTTTTTACATAACTTAAGTATTACCACTATTGAATATTCATATCAACATTTTATTTTCTAAATTATGAATAATTCTTATTATACAAACATTATTTTAAAGGACATACCTATGAGTTATAAAATTATGTGTATAATTGTTTAAACGTTtcaaaattaaaaataataatatttatgAATTATAATTTAAGAAATATTCATATTCtttaattatacaaacattttTTATAATTCATAGACTAAGTACATGAATATGTCAAAATAGTACTTGACAATTTTTGAGTAAGTTATTTTATTGTTATGTATATAATATTTATAACACGCCGATATAACACACCAGTATATATTTTTCTATTTGTGTGTTAACacatgttttttttagaaaacacaCAATCTTTATTAAAACAACTTATTGAACCAACATAATTTTTTTCTAAAGGATGACTAGTTTTAGTAAAACTGTGATTTGTTTTACTTATATGAGCATTTATTTGGATATATACGAACTTGTTTAAATGACTTATACAAATATTTCTTTATTTAATATGTACAGTATAAAATTAACAATTGAGTAGTTTATGAAATTAGATGAAAATTTTCTAATTGGAGTGGAAGGATCGGTTACAGGTCTTTATGTGGTCGCTAGTTCGAGTTCCTAAGCCATCTTTTTTAACTTGTACATATCAAAAATCTTAATTTACATTCTTTAAGGAAAATTTTATAAAAGACATGTATTCATATGAGACAACAAATTCCCAAGGTTGGGTTT
This genomic window contains:
- the LOC123157493 gene encoding protein trichome birefringence-like 1 — its product is MKGLWKQSGLAAMACANTDQLGPSGAGAGRSRRRARLVVYALAVAFAALTAYIALCSPAAPAGAGVGGGGDGASWFDGVYASTAPYRSQVSTFFSSIFPTNSSAPSPEPPRRDGGGSAGGSSEGGGEVNRDVDGKRVGSGAGSSNSATAGSEKQLGSGGSAPSSNAAGGSAPSAVNPAGGGTAAAKSDSPTNNPATSGSAPVSSADRNKGNSTGGGSSSQAGGGGGSPTSDSAGERTVAKADEESDGSNKQSGSVAPTNNGAAGNVSAVKADTKDSVVVSAGDGSTAKSDSKIGSDSQAVTAGGAPSSGSAAGNSTTAKAGGKDSVGAASSGSAATDTVVKADPNNESDGASGSGNVDETNKSAPSATPVKSNAEDGGIQRDKASGNVASTSNQTAVAGEKEDGSSTKNQTLVTSPIATKQNQTSVPSSVGSGSAVNKKETTPQVSAGSLKDHSSQTIAAKAGNHSEVLVKGNVSSTKQAGGASGNKKVDWIKEMAGCDMFHGNWVRDDSYPLYPGGSCPHIDEPFDCHLNGRPDRAYEKLRWQPSGCNIPRLNPTDMLERLRGKRLVFVGDSLNRNMWESLVCILRHSVKDKRKVFEASGRREFKTEGSYSFLFTDYNCSVEFFRSPFLVQEWETRVSNGNKKETLRLDIVEQSSPKYKDADFIIFNTGHWWTHEKTALGKDYYQEGSHIYSELNVVDAFHKALITWSRWIDGNVNPKKTTVMFRGYSASHFSGGQWNSGGSCDKETEPIKNEQYLSTYPPKMSILEDVIHKMRTPVVYLNITRLTDYRKDAHPSIYRKQHLSEEERRSPERYQDCSHWCLPGVPDSWNELVYAQLLISQHQMLQQ